The following coding sequences are from one Ooceraea biroi isolate clonal line C1 chromosome 5, Obir_v5.4, whole genome shotgun sequence window:
- the LOC105279313 gene encoding CCR4-NOT transcription complex subunit 7, which translates to MPSATGGTNPIGQQKGGGTMPSNEECGIRDVWGHNLEEEFRTIRQVVQQYQYIAMDTEFPGVVARPIGEFRTNADYQYQLLRCNVDLLRIIQLGLTFLDESGNTPGGSYTTWQFNFKFNLHEDMYAQDSIDMLQNSGIQFKKHEEEGIDPLEFAELLMTSGIVLVDDIKWLSFHSGYDFGYLLKLLTDQKLPQEESEFFELLRIYFPTIYDVKYLMKSCKNLKGGLQEVAEQLEIQRVGPQHQAGSDSLLTGMVFFKMREMFFEDNIDDAKYCGHLYGLGTSFVMNGLAMESNGDNASTS; encoded by the exons gCGGGACCAACCCGATAGGACAGCAGAAGGGAGGGGGGACCATGCCGAGTAATGAGGAATGTGGAATCAGAGATGTATGGGGACACAACTTGGAAGAGGAGTTTCGTACAATTCGTCAAGTCGTGCAGCAGTATCAGTACATCGCGATGGATACGGAATTTCCGGGTGTCGTGGCTAGACCTATCG GTGAATTCAGGACTAACGCAGACTACCAGTATCAGCTGCTGCGGTGCAACGTGGATCTTTTGCGAATAATTCAACTTGGCCTCACATTCCTCGACGAATCGGGAAACACGCCGGGCGGTAGCTATACAACATGGCAGttcaattttaaattcaatttaca TGAAGACATGTATGCACAGGATAGTATAGACATGCTACAAAACAGTGGTATACAGTTCAAGAAACACGAAGAGGAGGGCATCGATCCTCTAGAGTTCGCCGAGCTACTGATGACGTCGGGAATCGTACTTGTCGACGACATTAAGTGGCTGTCCTTTCATTCTGGCTACGACTTCGGATACTTACTGAAACTCCTCACGGATCAGAAATTGCCACAGGAGGAGAGCGAATTCTTCGAGCTCCTCAGGATATACTTCCCGACGATATACGATGTAAAA TATCTGATGAAATCGTGCAAGAACCTAAAGGGTGGCTTACAAGAGGTGGCGGAACAGTTGGAAATTCAAAGAGTGGGTCCCCAGCATCAAGCTGGCTCCGATTCTCTCCTCACTGGAATGGTCTTTTTTAAAATGCGGGAG ATGTTTTTTGAAGATAATATTGATGATGCAAAGTACTGCGGGCACCTATACGGCTTGGGAACGTCGTTTGTCATGAACGGACTTGCAATGGAGAGCAACGGAGATAACGCCTCGACCTCGTAA
- the LOC105279312 gene encoding protein mesh isoform X2, giving the protein MRSRASRKQPDCVFALPLWIVLAVCAVSFLTTRPVVATQNANETFESAFGLNLPESIENHNAEGDDASPLHVTKEEETPLEIEDLAVEEKDLPPVEKTAGEDDLVQILPESKNTFSTENESGTDSPSVQGIAGKMANEKNGKYVRYDSDSPDANRYAPRPEDHVPNYKITDTRLKEIRSQFMYWYFDMGGHDGRGDYQSSLQATTLQIHKNLNFQLPFFGFRFNYTRLTVNGYLEFSDPPEHLTYPLVFPIKDWPRKNDPSFIGIFFSKCRIGKIRETDIDQRKPGVYFRLERDLEGRTDQFGVEMRERVMWDIRQGVVGADSFMPKHALIVTWKNMSFTGGIDLSLHRTNTFQLILATDEVFTYAIFNYLNLQWTSHTEAGGDTTTGENGVAAYVGFNAGNGTQSYEYKPYSQATTIRDLTSRGWANGFPGRHIFRIDEKIMLGTCNKDIAGAHLPLVFAPESGNMLGGTVVNITGPCFNETQKIKCRFEHEVVIGTVIDRNRAICVQPFLKYEGYIRFYIAIDSGTYDWKGKYFVETPATATERIIFTDKEAIHRKDPPEIKFTWNAYNLTSNIGAGVQISLWGYRETKTTPEFEFITTLERSYTNIGNYVIKPAKYRNEYNPQHIDMAFGFIQINLTEPQLFSGLSITPSLWSRPIPLGWYFSPQWERLYGSKWSQRLCDKWIMNDRYLKNFAAEVPLCPCILDHALYDKGRFLPDYNCDKDSNPDCYYNQHAMHCVRTGAPNLDGSEQQCCYDRNGFLMLTYDQQWGSRPHRSHNLGYFPWNEANKVPTLSHWYHDVVPMYSCCLWQEEQAVGCETFRFERRPSQDCIAYQSPAVATVFGDPHFVTFDGVEYTFNGKGEFVLLRVNDLRDKLDVQGRFEQLPDNIHGAVMATHLTSVAARGNNSATIEVRLRPKHAQWRYRLDVFADGQRVYFDRPSLRFQHFTGVVVYTPTYILNQSEVIIMFDTGAGVEVVENEGFISARTYLPWTYLNKTKGLFGIWNFDVTDDLTNPSGYQVPVNSVNHSETVHRDFGLHWMLEDKETKLKGVALFHREFGRTASYYANRTFLPEFRKFPKEILPPNRTNDINRAMDLCGESYQCQYDYVMTLNRDLAHFTRNYYDTYTQIRALNNREIVSCGVLETPRFGRKSNFLFIPGTKVSFECNQDFTLIGDQRRVCTPEGQWNTPEYGYTECLRKQEYSSRQAGVTTGIILACLVPILLIVVCVGYRILKGRKEQREQDEVLARTRQAELQRMRKIGEEEEPVPYTSSSRATEIN; this is encoded by the exons ATGCGGTCTCGGGCGTCGCGAAAGCAGCCCGATTGCGTTTTCGCGTTGCCGCTGTGGATTGTCCTCGCCGTCTGCGCCGTTTCATTCCTCACAACGCGTCCCGTCGTCGCGACGCAAAACGCGAACGAAACGTTCGAAAGTGCATTCGGATTAAATTTGCCGGAGTCGATCGAGAACCATAATGCGGAAGGGGATGACGCATCGCCGTTGCATGTGACGAAGGAGGAGGAAACGCCTCTGGAAATCGAGGATCTCGCCGTGGAAGAAAAGGATTTGCCCCCCGTTGAGAAAACGGCCGGCGAGGACGACCTGGTCCAGATCCTGCCGGAAAGCAAAAACACTTTTTCAACGGAGAATGAATCCGGGACGGATTCACCCTCTGTTCAGGGTATCGCCGGTAAAATGGCGAACGAGAAGAATGGGAAATATGTGAGATACG ATTCGGATTCACCTGATGCTAACAGATACGCGCCTCGCCCAGAGGACCACGTACCGAACTATAAAATCACGGACACCAGGCTGAAAGAGATTAGATCTCAGTTCATGTATTGGTACTTCGATATGGGTGGCCACGATGGGAGAGGAGATTATCAGTCGTCTTTGCAGGCGACGACGCTCCAGATACACAAGAATCTAAATTTTCAGTTGCCCTTCTTTGGCTTTAGATTCAATTACACACGA TTAACTGTGAACGGTTATCTGGAATTCAGCGACCCACCGGAACATCTCACGTATCCGCTCGTCTTCCCGATAAAGGATTGGCCTAGAAAGAACGATCCCAGTTTCATTGgcatctttttcagcaaatgCCGTATCGGTAAAATAAGAGAAACGGACATCGATCAAAGGAAGCCGGGAGTGTATTTCAG GCTCGAGAGGGACCTGGAAGGCCGAACCGATCAGTTCGGCGTGGAGATGCGGGAGCGCGTGATGTGGGACATTCGTCAGGGTGTTGTTGGCGCCGATTCCTTCATGCCTAAGCACGCGCTCATAGTCACCTGGAAAAACATGTCATTCACCGGTGGTATCGACTTGTCCCTCCACAGAACCAATACGTTCCAACTGATTCTGGCCACCGACGAGGTCTTCACCTACGCTATTTTCAATTACCTCAATCTCCAGTGGACGAGCCACACGGAGGCGGGGGGTGACACGACCACGGGCGAGAACGGAGTTGCTGCATAT GTGGGATTTAATGCCGGGAACGGCACTCAGAGTTACGAGTACAAGCCCTACTCCCAGGCGACCACAATACGGGACTTGACGAGTAGAGGGTGGGCGAACGGCTTCCCGGGCCGACACATCTTCAGGATCGACGAAAAGATAATGCTGGGCACTTGCAACAAGGACATCG CTGGCGCTCACCTGCCGCTGGTGTTTGCCCCGGAGAGCGGTAACATGCTGGGCGGCACTGTCGTCAACATCACGGGGCCGTGCTTCAACGAGACCCAAAAGATCAAGTGCCGCTTCGAGCACGAAGTGGTGATAGGCACAGTGATCGACAGGAACCGCGCGATCTGCGTGCAACCGTTTCTCAAGTACGAAGGCTACATACGTTTCTACATCGCCATCGACAGTGGGACCTACGACTGGAAGGGAAAGTACTTCGTCG AGACCCCGGCGACCGCGACGGAGAGGATTATCTTTACCGATAAAGAGGCCATTCACAGGAAGGACCCACCGGAAATCAAATTTACATGGAACGCGTACAACTTGACGAGCAACATAGGCGCGGGGGTACAGATTTCGCTGTGGGGATACAGGGAGACCAAGACGACGCCTGAATTCGAATTCATCACGACGCTGGAG AGATCGTATACCAACATCGGCAATTACGTCATCAAACCGGCCAAGTACCGGAACGAGTACAATCCGCAGCACATAGACATGGCGTTTGGATTCATCCAAATTAACTTGACGGAACCGCAACTGTTTTCCGGACTCTCGATAACGCC GAGCTTGTGGAGCAGGCCGATCCCCCTTGGATGGTACTTCAGTCCTCAATGGGAACGGCTGTACGGTTCGAAATGGTCGCAGAGGCTCTGCGACAAATGGATCATGAACGATCGATACCTGAAAAACTTCGCCGCCGAGGTGCCGCTTTGCCCCTGCATCCTGGATCACGCTCTGTACGACAAGGGAAGATTCCTCCCGGATTACAATTGCGACAAGGACTCGAATCCAGATTGTTATTACAACCAGCACGCGATGCACTGCGTTAGGACCGGTGCGCCCAA CTTGGATGGTTCAGAGCAGCAATGCTGCTACGACAGGAACGGCTTTCTCATGCTGACGTACGACCAGCAATGGGGATCGCGACCGCATCGATCGCACAATTTGGGCTACTTCCCCTGGAACGAGGCTAACAAGGTGCCAACCCTCTCGCACTGGTACCATGACGTGGTGCCCATGTACTCGTGTTGTTTATGGCAGGAGGAACAGGCGGTAGGTTGCGAGACGTTCCGTTTCGAAAGGCGACCCTCGCAAGATTGCATCGCCTATCAATCTCCGGCGGTGGCGACGGTGTTTGGCGATCCGCACTTCGTTACGTTCGACGGTGTCGAGTACACGTTCAACGGCAAGGGTGAATTCGTTCTGCTGCGGGTGAACGATCTCAGGGATAAGCTCGACGTGCAGGGTAGATTCGAACAACTGCCGGACAACATTCACGGTGCGGTGATGGCGACGCATCTTACGTCGGTGGCAG CGAGAGGAAACAATTCCGCCACTATCGAGGTTCGTCTGCGGCCCAAGCACGCACAGTGGCGATATCGACTCGACGTCTTTGCGGATGGTCAGAGAGTATACTTCGATCGACCCTCCTTGAGGTTCCAACACTTCACAGGAGTTGTGGTTTACACTCCCACGTACATCCTGAACCAGAGCGAGGTCATCATCATGTTCGACACCGGTGCTGGCGTGGAAGTCGTGGAAAACGAGGGTTTCATATCCGCGCGAACGTACCTGCCGTGGACGTATCTG AACAAAACAAAAGGGCTATTCGGCATCTGGAATTTCGATGTGACGGACGATTTGACAAACCCGTCAGGATATCAGGTCCCCGTCAACAGCGTGAATCATTCGGAGACCGTTCACAGAGATTTCGGGTTGCACTGGATGCTGGAGGACAAGGAGACCAAGCTCAAAGGAGTCGCGTTATTCCACAGAGAGTTCGGTAGGACAGCAAGTTATTACGCTAATCGTACGTTTCTGCCGGAATTCCGCAAGTTCCCGAAGGAGATACTGCCGCCGAATCGAACGAACGACATCAATCGCGCGATGGATCTGTGCGGCGAATCGTATCAGTGTCAGTACGATTACGTTATGACCTTAAATCGCGACTTGGCGCACTTTACCAGAAACTACTACGACACTTACACCCAGATCAGAGCGTTAAACAACAGAGAAA tcGTATCCTGTGGTGTACTGGAGACACCGCGGTTCGGGCGTAAGAGCAACTTCCTGTTCATCCCTGGGACAAAAGTGAGCTTCGAGTGCAATCAGGACTTTACTCTCATCGGCGATCAACGTCGAGTGTGCACACCGGAGGGTCAATGGAACACCCCAGAGTACGGATACACGGAGTGTCTTC GCAAGCAGGAGTACAGCTCTCGTCAGGCGGGTGTTACGACCGGTATAATACTCGCTTGCTTGGTACCCATCTTGCTGATAGTCGTTTGCGTCGGATACCGAATCCTCAAGGGTCGCAAAGAACAGCGCGAGCAGGACGAAGTCCTAGCGAG gACCAGGCAAGCGGAGCTGCAGCGGATGCGGAAGATCGGCGAGGAAGAAGAGCCCGTCCCCTACACGAGTTCAAGCAGAGCCACGGAGATCAATTAG
- the LOC105279312 gene encoding protein mesh isoform X1 produces MRSRASRKQPDCVFALPLWIVLAVCAVSFLTTRPVVATQNANETFESAFGLNLPESIENHNAEGDDASPLHVTKEEETPLEIEDLAVEEKDLPPVEKTAGEDDLVQILPESKNTFSTENESGTDSPSVQGIAGKMANEKNGKYVRYDSDSPDANRYAPRPEDHVPNYKITDTRLKEIRSQFMYWYFDMGGHDGRGDYQSSLQATTLQIHKNLNFQLPFFGFRFNYTRLTVNGYLEFSDPPEHLTYPLVFPIKDWPRKNDPSFIGIFFSKCRIGKIRETDIDQRKPGVYFRLERDLEGRTDQFGVEMRERVMWDIRQGVVGADSFMPKHALIVTWKNMSFTGGIDLSLHRTNTFQLILATDEVFTYAIFNYLNLQWTSHTEAGGDTTTGENGVAAYVGFNAGNGTQSYEYKPYSQATTIRDLTSRGWANGFPGRHIFRIDEKIMLGTCNKDIAGAHLPLVFAPESGNMLGGTVVNITGPCFNETQKIKCRFEHEVVIGTVIDRNRAICVQPFLKYEGYIRFYIAIDSGTYDWKGKYFVETPATATERIIFTDKEAIHRKDPPEIKFTWNAYNLTSNIGAGVQISLWGYRETKTTPEFEFITTLERSYTNIGNYVIKPAKYRNEYNPQHIDMAFGFIQINLTEPQLFSGLSITPSLWSRPIPLGWYFSPQWERLYGSKWSQRLCDKWIMNDRYLKNFAAEVPLCPCILDHALYDKGRFLPDYNCDKDSNPDCYYNQHAMHCVRTGAPNLDGSEQQCCYDRNGFLMLTYDQQWGSRPHRSHNLGYFPWNEANKVPTLSHWYHDVVPMYSCCLWQEEQAVGCETFRFERRPSQDCIAYQSPAVATVFGDPHFVTFDGVEYTFNGKGEFVLLRVNDLRDKLDVQGRFEQLPDNIHGAVMATHLTSVAARGNNSATIEVRLRPKHAQWRYRLDVFADGQRVYFDRPSLRFQHFTGVVVYTPTYILNQSEVIIMFDTGAGVEVVENEGFISARTYLPWTYLNKTKGLFGIWNFDVTDDLTNPSGYQVPVNSVNHSETVHRDFGLHWMLEDKETKLKGVALFHREFGRTASYYANRTFLPEFRKFPKEILPPNRTNDINRAMDLCGESYQCQYDYVMTLNRDLAHFTRNYYDTYTQIRALNNREIVSCGVLETPRFGRKSNFLFIPGTKVSFECNQDFTLIGDQRRVCTPEGQWNTPEYGYTECLRRIEYVQRTAWTVMGIISAVLVPIMACIAGGFLYIRRNQKRGGSTKSWGYTGRESGIDNDSTLSKIKSFEDRAITPISDASTVETNSGTKKRRSYDRVYRTHEPLPNRPDVDFEDKEWDLKEPNSPAASGSDSGTDSIRKTGSPTKESDV; encoded by the exons ATGCGGTCTCGGGCGTCGCGAAAGCAGCCCGATTGCGTTTTCGCGTTGCCGCTGTGGATTGTCCTCGCCGTCTGCGCCGTTTCATTCCTCACAACGCGTCCCGTCGTCGCGACGCAAAACGCGAACGAAACGTTCGAAAGTGCATTCGGATTAAATTTGCCGGAGTCGATCGAGAACCATAATGCGGAAGGGGATGACGCATCGCCGTTGCATGTGACGAAGGAGGAGGAAACGCCTCTGGAAATCGAGGATCTCGCCGTGGAAGAAAAGGATTTGCCCCCCGTTGAGAAAACGGCCGGCGAGGACGACCTGGTCCAGATCCTGCCGGAAAGCAAAAACACTTTTTCAACGGAGAATGAATCCGGGACGGATTCACCCTCTGTTCAGGGTATCGCCGGTAAAATGGCGAACGAGAAGAATGGGAAATATGTGAGATACG ATTCGGATTCACCTGATGCTAACAGATACGCGCCTCGCCCAGAGGACCACGTACCGAACTATAAAATCACGGACACCAGGCTGAAAGAGATTAGATCTCAGTTCATGTATTGGTACTTCGATATGGGTGGCCACGATGGGAGAGGAGATTATCAGTCGTCTTTGCAGGCGACGACGCTCCAGATACACAAGAATCTAAATTTTCAGTTGCCCTTCTTTGGCTTTAGATTCAATTACACACGA TTAACTGTGAACGGTTATCTGGAATTCAGCGACCCACCGGAACATCTCACGTATCCGCTCGTCTTCCCGATAAAGGATTGGCCTAGAAAGAACGATCCCAGTTTCATTGgcatctttttcagcaaatgCCGTATCGGTAAAATAAGAGAAACGGACATCGATCAAAGGAAGCCGGGAGTGTATTTCAG GCTCGAGAGGGACCTGGAAGGCCGAACCGATCAGTTCGGCGTGGAGATGCGGGAGCGCGTGATGTGGGACATTCGTCAGGGTGTTGTTGGCGCCGATTCCTTCATGCCTAAGCACGCGCTCATAGTCACCTGGAAAAACATGTCATTCACCGGTGGTATCGACTTGTCCCTCCACAGAACCAATACGTTCCAACTGATTCTGGCCACCGACGAGGTCTTCACCTACGCTATTTTCAATTACCTCAATCTCCAGTGGACGAGCCACACGGAGGCGGGGGGTGACACGACCACGGGCGAGAACGGAGTTGCTGCATAT GTGGGATTTAATGCCGGGAACGGCACTCAGAGTTACGAGTACAAGCCCTACTCCCAGGCGACCACAATACGGGACTTGACGAGTAGAGGGTGGGCGAACGGCTTCCCGGGCCGACACATCTTCAGGATCGACGAAAAGATAATGCTGGGCACTTGCAACAAGGACATCG CTGGCGCTCACCTGCCGCTGGTGTTTGCCCCGGAGAGCGGTAACATGCTGGGCGGCACTGTCGTCAACATCACGGGGCCGTGCTTCAACGAGACCCAAAAGATCAAGTGCCGCTTCGAGCACGAAGTGGTGATAGGCACAGTGATCGACAGGAACCGCGCGATCTGCGTGCAACCGTTTCTCAAGTACGAAGGCTACATACGTTTCTACATCGCCATCGACAGTGGGACCTACGACTGGAAGGGAAAGTACTTCGTCG AGACCCCGGCGACCGCGACGGAGAGGATTATCTTTACCGATAAAGAGGCCATTCACAGGAAGGACCCACCGGAAATCAAATTTACATGGAACGCGTACAACTTGACGAGCAACATAGGCGCGGGGGTACAGATTTCGCTGTGGGGATACAGGGAGACCAAGACGACGCCTGAATTCGAATTCATCACGACGCTGGAG AGATCGTATACCAACATCGGCAATTACGTCATCAAACCGGCCAAGTACCGGAACGAGTACAATCCGCAGCACATAGACATGGCGTTTGGATTCATCCAAATTAACTTGACGGAACCGCAACTGTTTTCCGGACTCTCGATAACGCC GAGCTTGTGGAGCAGGCCGATCCCCCTTGGATGGTACTTCAGTCCTCAATGGGAACGGCTGTACGGTTCGAAATGGTCGCAGAGGCTCTGCGACAAATGGATCATGAACGATCGATACCTGAAAAACTTCGCCGCCGAGGTGCCGCTTTGCCCCTGCATCCTGGATCACGCTCTGTACGACAAGGGAAGATTCCTCCCGGATTACAATTGCGACAAGGACTCGAATCCAGATTGTTATTACAACCAGCACGCGATGCACTGCGTTAGGACCGGTGCGCCCAA CTTGGATGGTTCAGAGCAGCAATGCTGCTACGACAGGAACGGCTTTCTCATGCTGACGTACGACCAGCAATGGGGATCGCGACCGCATCGATCGCACAATTTGGGCTACTTCCCCTGGAACGAGGCTAACAAGGTGCCAACCCTCTCGCACTGGTACCATGACGTGGTGCCCATGTACTCGTGTTGTTTATGGCAGGAGGAACAGGCGGTAGGTTGCGAGACGTTCCGTTTCGAAAGGCGACCCTCGCAAGATTGCATCGCCTATCAATCTCCGGCGGTGGCGACGGTGTTTGGCGATCCGCACTTCGTTACGTTCGACGGTGTCGAGTACACGTTCAACGGCAAGGGTGAATTCGTTCTGCTGCGGGTGAACGATCTCAGGGATAAGCTCGACGTGCAGGGTAGATTCGAACAACTGCCGGACAACATTCACGGTGCGGTGATGGCGACGCATCTTACGTCGGTGGCAG CGAGAGGAAACAATTCCGCCACTATCGAGGTTCGTCTGCGGCCCAAGCACGCACAGTGGCGATATCGACTCGACGTCTTTGCGGATGGTCAGAGAGTATACTTCGATCGACCCTCCTTGAGGTTCCAACACTTCACAGGAGTTGTGGTTTACACTCCCACGTACATCCTGAACCAGAGCGAGGTCATCATCATGTTCGACACCGGTGCTGGCGTGGAAGTCGTGGAAAACGAGGGTTTCATATCCGCGCGAACGTACCTGCCGTGGACGTATCTG AACAAAACAAAAGGGCTATTCGGCATCTGGAATTTCGATGTGACGGACGATTTGACAAACCCGTCAGGATATCAGGTCCCCGTCAACAGCGTGAATCATTCGGAGACCGTTCACAGAGATTTCGGGTTGCACTGGATGCTGGAGGACAAGGAGACCAAGCTCAAAGGAGTCGCGTTATTCCACAGAGAGTTCGGTAGGACAGCAAGTTATTACGCTAATCGTACGTTTCTGCCGGAATTCCGCAAGTTCCCGAAGGAGATACTGCCGCCGAATCGAACGAACGACATCAATCGCGCGATGGATCTGTGCGGCGAATCGTATCAGTGTCAGTACGATTACGTTATGACCTTAAATCGCGACTTGGCGCACTTTACCAGAAACTACTACGACACTTACACCCAGATCAGAGCGTTAAACAACAGAGAAA tcGTATCCTGTGGTGTACTGGAGACACCGCGGTTCGGGCGTAAGAGCAACTTCCTGTTCATCCCTGGGACAAAAGTGAGCTTCGAGTGCAATCAGGACTTTACTCTCATCGGCGATCAACGTCGAGTGTGCACACCGGAGGGTCAATGGAACACCCCAGAGTACGGATACACGGAGTGTCTTC gTCGCATCGAATACGTTCAGCGTACGGCGTGGACTGTAATGGGCATTATTAGCGCCGTGTTAGTTCCCATCATGGCTTGCATCGCCGGCGGTTTCCTTTACATACGAAGGAACCAGAAGCGGGGTGGCTCCACGAAGTCATGGGGCTATACCGGCCGCGAATCCGGTATCGACAATGACTCCACGTTGTCGAAGATCAAGTCGTTCGAGGATAGGGCCATCACTCCTATTAGTGACGCTAGCACGGTCGAGACTAATAGCGGCACTAAGAAGCGACGTAGTTACGACAGGGTCTACCGCACACATGAGCCCTTGCCCAATAGACCGGACGTTGACTTCGAGGACAAAGAGTGGGATCTGAAAGAACCCAACTCGCCCGCGGCTTCGGGCTCGGATTCGGGCACGGATTCGATTAGAAAAACGGGCAGCCCCACCAAAGAGAGCGACGTTTGA
- the LOC105279310 gene encoding LARGE xylosyl- and glucuronyltransferase 2, translating to MARSWLGCLLGVLVPSVVFYLYLLLNVPTAQIGRVNVGSEWRSSPVEGSHPRTKEDRSNEGESRLTSTIEVKCDTIHVAMVCAGYNSTFALVTVVKSILFYRTNPLHFHLLVDETARRTLSTVFQTWDLPHVNVTFYGAETWVPRVSWIPNKHYSGVYGLLKLILPDAMQVERVLVLDTDVTVLSDVYPLWRMFARFSAEQTLGLVENQSNWYVKALSYGQRPWPALGRGFNTGIMLMHLRRLRDGRFASAWESVTKRVLSYIPETSLADQDVINAMIDERPGIVHRIECTWNIQLSDHTLSDACYRDADRINILHWNSPRKQDVRNRHVNEFRKLHRVFLEMDGNLLRKRLFGCDKRESAPPYNESSPCREFEKGAAILYRTHPFLLEYEYNVYSATDVALVTQCSVDRIPLLEALSKHWPGTISVALYLTDAEVQKFLEFVRGSADLRARRNIAYHVVYKDGELYPINYLRNTAISHVSTPFVFQLDVDFLPQFGLYENLMNHINRLGIGEPDKVALIVPAFETERYRFTFPANKEELLKFLKRGILYTFRYHVWTQGHAATNYSFWRNSTESYEVSWEPDFEPYMVVSKSAPRYDTRFVGFGWNKVSFVTHLTALGYKYIVLPDTFIIHRPHAPSLDIAKFRTDSVYRRCLKKLKDEFVEELVAKYGETALAKLRKETKERT from the exons ATGGCTCGATCATGGCTAGGGTGTCTGCTGGGGGTCCTAGTACCGTCCGTGGTGTTCTACCTGTACCTGTTACTGAACG TACCCACTGCGCAGATAGGCAGGGTAAACGTGGGAAGCGAATGGCGGTCATCGCCGGTGGAAGGATCGCACCCCCGCACAAAGGAGGATCGCTCCAATGAAGGGGAATCCCGATTAACGAGCACCATCGAG GTGAAATGCGACACGATACACGTAGCCATGGTGTGCGCCGGATACAATTCGACGTTCGCCCTCGTAACCGTGGTGAAGTCCATCCTGTTTTATCGCACGAATCCGTTGCACTTTCATTTGCTCGTCGACGAGACTGCGAGGAGAACCCTTTCAACCGTGTTCCAAACGTGGGATTTGCCGCATG TAAACGTAACGTTCTACGGGGCGGAGACGTGGGTGCCGCGGGTCTCGTGGATACCAAACAAGCACTACTCGGGCGTGTACGGCCTTCTGAAGCTGATACTACCGGATGCGATGCAGGTGGAACGTGTGCTCGTCCTCGACACGGACGTGACCGTGCTGAGCGACGTGTACCCGCTCTGGAGGATGTTCGCCAGGTTCTCGGCGGAGCAGACGCTGGGCCTGGTCGAGAATCAGAGCAACTGGTACGTGAAGGCTCTGTCCTACGGCCAGAGGCCCTGGCCAGCTCTGGGTCGTGGCTTCAACACTGGCATCATGCTGATGCACCTGCGACGGCTGCGTGACGGTAGGTTTGCGAGCGCGTGGGAGAGCGTAACGAAGCGGGTGCTAAGCTACATACCGGAGACCAGCCTGGCCGATCAGGACGTGATAAACGCGATGATCGACGAGCGGCCGGGTATCGTGCACCGTATAGAGTGTACGTGGAACATACAGCTGAGCGATCACACGCTGAGCGACGCGTGTTACCGCGACGCCGATCGCATAAAC ATCCTCCACTGGAACTCGCCGCGAAAGCAGGACGTTCGCAACAGGCACGTAAACGAGTTTCGCAAGCTGCACCGCGTCTTCCTCGAGATGGATGGCAATCTGCTGCGAAAACGGCTGTTCGGCTGCGACAAGCGGGAGAGTGCGCCGCCA TATAACGAGTCGAGCCCGTGTCGAGAGTTCGAGAAGGGTGCCGCGATTCTGTACCGCACGCATCCCTTCCTGTTGGAGTACGAGTACAACGTGTACTCGGCCACGGACGTTGCTCTGGTCACCCAGTGCAGCGTCGACCGGATACCGCTCTTGGAAGCGTTATCGAAACACTGGCCTGGTACCATAAGCGTCGCGCTTTACCTGACCGACGCGGAAGTGCAGAAGTTCTTGGAGTTCGTGCGAGGTTCCGCGGACCTGCGGGCTAGAAGAAATATCGCCTATCACGTCGTATACAAGGATGGG GAGCTGTACccgattaattatttgagAAACACCGCGATCTCGCACGTCTCGACCCCATTCGTCTTTCAACTCGACGTCGATTTCTTGCCACAGTTCGGACTATACGAAAATCTCATGAACCACATCAATAGGTTGGGTATCGGAGAACCGGACAAAGTGGCTCTGATAGTGCCAGCATTCGAGACCGAGCGTTATAG GTTCACGTTTCCTGCTAATAAAGAAGAACTTTTGAAGTTTCTAAAACGCGGTATCCTCTACACATTTCGCTATCACGTCTGGACGCAAGGCCACGCCGCCACGAATTACAGTTTTTGGCGGAACAGCACGGAATCTTACGAA GTTTCGTGGGAGCCGGATTTCGAGCCTTACATGGTAGTCTCTAAATCCGCTCCGCGCTATGACACAAGGTTTGTCGGGTTTGGGTGGAATAAAGTTTCCTTCGTGACCCACTTAACGGCGCTGGGTTATAA GTATATAGTTTTACCGGATACTTTCATTATTCATCGGCCTCACGCTCCTAGCCTGGATATTGCTAAATTCAGGACTGATTCCGTTTATAGAAG ATGTcttaaaaaattgaaggaTGAATTCGTCGAGGAATTGGTGGCGAAATATGGCGAGACCGCACTAGCGAAGCTAAGAAAAGAGACCAAAGAGAGAACTTGA